TGTCAATTCCCAGCCCTGGCTTATTGGGGACGTTTACAAACCCGTTCTGAATTAGGGGATTGTCAATTCCAACGGCCAAATCGTTCCACCAGGTCACGTCTGAAGAATGGAATTCCACAGCCAGCACATTTTGAACTGCCGCCGCACAATGGATTGCCGCCATACATGCCACAGGGCTTTCCGCCATGTGGACTGCCATTGCTGTGCCATATTTATCGCACAAATTTCCTAACTTTTTCATTTCCATTGCCCCGCCCACAGTTAAAACATCGGGGTGCACAACCGAAACGCCGCCGGAGGACAGCAACGGCTTGAAGTTTTTCGCAAGATAGATGTCTTCGCCGGTGCAGATGGGCACGGAGCAGCTATTTGCAATTTTTACATAGTGGCTGGTGTAGTGCCAGGGGGCAATGTCTTCAATCCAGGCGATATTATATTTTTCCAACCGGCGGGCAAACAAAATGCAGTCCTCTATGTTGATGTGGCCAAAATGGTCGATGGCAAGGGGAACTTCATAGCCGATAACGTCCCGCACTTCTTTTACATAGTTTTCTAAAAAGTCCATGCCCTTTTGCGTCAGGTGAATTCCTGTGGCGTGGTGAGGGATGGTAAACGTTTCATAATTTTTGCCAAGCATCATGTCCCTGTCTACAGAACCTTTTTGATGGTTAATGGCCTTCATGGAGTATTTTTTTATATCTTCTAAAAATCCCAGCGGTGCATTTAAACATCCCGGCTCGTCAAGCATTAGTTCAATGCCTAAATCCATTTTTAAAAAGGTAAAGCCTTTTTCCATGCGTTTTTTTAAAGCATGCCCCATGTCCGTTCCCGTATGCTTTCCGTCCACGTCGGTGTCGCAATACATGCGAACCTTGTCCCGGAACTTTCCGCCCAACAGCTGCCAGAGAGGAACACCCCAGGCCTTGCCTGCAATGTCCCAAAGCGCAATTTCAATGCCGGAAACGCCGCCGCCCTGGCGGGAGTGGCCGCCAAACTGTTTTATTCTTCTGAACAGCTTGTCAACATTTAACGGATTTTCGCCCAAAAGCCGTGATTTCAGCATCAGCGCATAGGTGGCGCTGGAAGCGTCCCGTACCTCGCCAAAGCCAACAATGCCCTGATTGGTATAAATTTTAATCAGAGGACAATGCTTGGGCGCACCGTCGATATTTGCCACACGCATATCCGTTATTTTTAAATCCGATGGCGAGGAATAGGTGTTGACATGTTCCTGCATCATTTCGTTTATGTCTTTTCTCTCCATGAAAGTTCCCCCTCATTGACATTTTTCATCTTACATATTATAATAAATGAAAACAGGCGTATGTGCAACTACTATATTTGGAAAAGTGTCCACTATATTTGGTTTTGGAGGTTTTAACCGTGCGTTTCAATGAAATGTCGTTAGGCGATGGGGCCGGAACGAGCTTACTAAAGGTATTTCATTCTTCAAAGGTGAAAACAGGAAAACGTGCCTTTTGGGAGCATCACCACACGGCATGTGAGCTGTCCACCATCTGTTCCGGTGCAGGGCGCTACACGGTAAGCGGAAAGGAATATGCATTTCACGAAGGCGACGTGTTTCTGTTTGGCAGTCATGAGGTGCATTGCATTACAGATATCTCGCCGGAGTTTCCGTTTGATCTGCTGAATATTCAGTTTGAGCCGCGAATTTTGTGGGGCGGTAACGGTACCTTTGGCGTAAAGCTGTTACAGATTTTCTTTCATAGAAGTAATCTGTTTGAAAATCGAATTCAAAGGGATAATCCAGCCACAAAACAAATTAGAGATAAAATATTTTCTCTGGAAAAAGAACTTGCAGAACGAAAGTTTGGTTATGAAATTAAGGCAAAGACCTTGCTGTTTGATATGCTGCTTTCCCTTTCCCGCGATTATGGCTATATCGATGCAACC
This Congzhengia minquanensis DNA region includes the following protein-coding sequences:
- a CDS encoding mandelate racemase/muconate lactonizing enzyme family protein — protein: MERKDINEMMQEHVNTYSSPSDLKITDMRVANIDGAPKHCPLIKIYTNQGIVGFGEVRDASSATYALMLKSRLLGENPLNVDKLFRRIKQFGGHSRQGGGVSGIEIALWDIAGKAWGVPLWQLLGGKFRDKVRMYCDTDVDGKHTGTDMGHALKKRMEKGFTFLKMDLGIELMLDEPGCLNAPLGFLEDIKKYSMKAINHQKGSVDRDMMLGKNYETFTIPHHATGIHLTQKGMDFLENYVKEVRDVIGYEVPLAIDHFGHINIEDCILFARRLEKYNIAWIEDIAPWHYTSHYVKIANSCSVPICTGEDIYLAKNFKPLLSSGGVSVVHPDVLTVGGAMEMKKLGNLCDKYGTAMAVHMAESPVACMAAIHCAAAVQNVLAVEFHSSDVTWWNDLAVGIDNPLIQNGFVNVPNKPGLGIDSLNEELIAQHLHEKYPGQWEPTEEWNNEWSNDREWS
- a CDS encoding helix-turn-helix domain-containing protein, with amino-acid sequence MRFNEMSLGDGAGTSLLKVFHSSKVKTGKRAFWEHHHTACELSTICSGAGRYTVSGKEYAFHEGDVFLFGSHEVHCITDISPEFPFDLLNIQFEPRILWGGNGTFGVKLLQIFFHRSNLFENRIQRDNPATKQIRDKIFSLEKELAERKFGYEIKAKTLLFDMLLSLSRDYGYIDATGNREPVSADVLNQLEHAANFMDENLEQEITLEEIAKHAAMNKTYFSTMFKRFNGISPWDYITIKRVEKAVALIKTTSLSKLEIAQRCGFNSSSNFYKAFHKVTGHSPGEI